Genomic segment of Dactylococcopsis salina PCC 8305:
TGCGTTTTGATAAAAATTGGGATGCGATCGAGCAGAAATTTCATCAATCTCTCCACCTAAATCAAGCGTTTCTTGTTTTTCATTGACAAGAGTTAAATCGATCGCCGCGCCAGTGCTATGAGGGGGAGGAGTATCAGGATTATTGCTTGGTTGCGCCCAAAATTGCGCCACTTGTTGCTCGATTTCGCTTTTAGAAGCATTAACCCACCGTTTTCTCAAGATTTGAAACGTATAATCCACCATAAACTGTTGGACAGCGATCGGGCGATAAGCATCAAAAATCTTTAAACGCCAACCAGGCCGTCTCAATTCTAATTGTTTTTGCGATCGTTTTAACGCCTCTAAAACCCCCTCCCGTAACAGATAAGGAGAAACCTCCCCATAAGGAGCGCCAAGTTTTTGGTAAGGATGAGGAGTTTCAAACGCGAACATCTCAGTGGGAATGGGAACTAAACCTTCTCCACAATCTTGAATCGAAATCATTTGATAGGGTTTCATCTAGTTTTCGCGCTACTACTTTCTCTTCGATCGAATCGAGGTTAAATTTTAAATGATTTAAGCTCTCTTTAATCAACTTTTTTTTAGTCGTAGGTTGGGGTAGAGACGTTCCATGGAAGGTCTCCACGCGAAACCCAACATTCCTTAATCAGTAGTTGTAGTTGTAGGTTGGGTGAAGAGTAGCGAAACCCAACATTTCATCCCCCCAACCCCCCTTAAAAAGGGGGGCTTAGAAGAAACCCAACATTTCATCCCCCCAACCCCCCTTAAAAAGGGCAGGGCTGTTTCATTCTATTTTTTGCTTGTTCCAGATGTTAGGAATAACAGGGGTTTTACGGCTTTTTTCTTATGAATAAGTCAAAAAGTAAGAAAAAGCGTTCGATCGAACGTACCAGAAGGGGTTCAGGCGATCGCTTTCGATTTTAACACCGAGAATGAAACAGCCCTGCCTTAAAAAGGGGGGCTTAGAAGTCGGTGGGGTGGTGTCGCCAATAGACAATGGGATAAGATAAGGAAAAATTTTCCCTTGTGATCATGAGTGAACCGCAACTCCAACCCACCATCCAAGAACTTCTACGCAACCTCAATAATTTATCTTCCCTCAGAGAATTATTTGCCGAACTGAACTATGATCGCGCTAACCTTCCCCTTTCCACTCGCAACTGGAGTGAAACCACCGCTTCCCTCCTCGCAGCAGACCCACTGTTACTCGCCACTGCGGGAGAAGACTTCCACATCATCTATTGTCGCCTCAACTCAGACCAACTGCGACAAACTGAACAACGTCTTATCATCAATCAACTGCTGACAGAACAACCCTACGCCCTGTTTATTTTCTCTGACAGCCAACAAACCGCCTGGCATTTTGTTAACGTCAAATATGACCCCAAACAGGAGAAAAGAGAAGTTTTCCGTCGTTTGAGAGTCAGTCAAGGGGAACAACTGCGAACGGCGGTCGAACGCCTCAGCTTGCTAGATGTAGAAGATATTGGTTCCGAGTCTCCCTTAGCCATCCAAACTCGCCACGATGAAGCCTTTGATGTCGAACAAGTCACGCAAAAATTCTTTAAAGCCTATCGAGAAGTTTTTGAACAAGTAGAAACCCTCATTGAACCCACCTTAACAGATCAAGAACAGCGCCGCATCTTCACCCAAAAACTATTTAACCGTCTGATGTTCATCGCATTTATTCAGAAGAAAGGCTGGTTAACCTTTCAAGGAAACACCGACTATCTCAACACACTCTGGAAACACTATAACAACCCTAAAAAATCACCAACAGAAGCCCCCAGCATTGGGGGTTTGGGGGCAAAGCCAACAGAAGCCCCCAGCATTGGGGGTTTGGGGGCAAAGCCAACAGAAGCCCCCAGCATTGGGGGTTTGGGGGCAAAGCCAACAGAAGCCCCCAGCATTGGGGGTTTGGGGGCAAAACCAACAGAAGCCCCCAGCATTGGGGGTTTGGGGGCAAAACCAACAGAAGCCCCCAGCATTGGGGGTTTGGGGGCAAAAAGTAACTTTTATCAAGATCATCTCAAACCCTTGTTCTTTTATGGACTCAATAACCCGCAACAAAACGACATTACAGGAATTAATAACGGCGGATATTGGGGAGACATTATTGGAACAGTTCCCTATCTCAACGGAGGATTATTTGAACAAGATGAAACCGACAAAAACGAAAAAATTATTGTTCCCGATGAAGCCATTGAGAAGATTTTAGAAGACTTATTTTCGCGGTTTAACTTCACCGTTACCGAAAGCACTCCCCTTGATGTAGAAGTCGCCGTTGACCCCGAAATGTTGGGAAAAGTCTTTGAGGAATTAGTAACTGGTCGCCATGAATCTGGGAGTTATTATACACCGAAACCGATCGTTTCCTTTATGTGTCGGGAAGCGTTAAAAGGCTATCTCAACAGTCAATTAGAAAATGAATCGGAAACCGTTATTGCAGAATTTGTGGATGAACGCCACCCCGAAAACTTACGTGATCCTGAAGCCGTTTTAGCCGCCCTAAAACGAGTGAAAGTGTGTGATCCTGCTTGTGGAAGTGGCGCTTATTTATTGGGAATGTTACAGGAACTATTGGAGTTAAGAAATTGTCTGTTTAATGTGCGAAAAGTTGATCCGAAAACCACTTATCAACGGAAATTAGAGATTATCGAGAATAATGTTTATGGCGTAGATATTGATCAATTTGCCGTCAATATTGCACGATTAAGATTATGGTTATCTCTGGCGGTGGAATATGAAGGAGATGATCCGCCACCGTTACCGAATCTCAAATTTAAAATTGAAACGGGAGACAGTTTACTTGCGCCAAACCCTCAAGGAAGCGCGGCGTTTCGAGATGAATTAATTAAACAATATCAAAAGGCAAAAGCGAAGTATTTACGGGCGCATAAAGGGGGAGAAAAGCAGGAATTAGAAGCAGAAATTAATCAATGTCGAGAACAAATTTCATTATTAACACATGGTCATGGTGTAGAGACGTTCCATACTTCGACAAACTCAGTAACAGGAACGTCTCCTTCTGGGTTTGATTGGGCGGTTGAATTTGCAGAAGTTATCGCCGAGGGAGGGTTTGATATTCAAGTCGCCAACCCTCCTTATGTGCGTCAAGAATTGATTAAGGAAATTAAACCAAATTTGAGAAAAGTTTTTCCTGAAGTTTATACAGGAACATCTGATTTATATTGTTTCTTTTATGCGCGAAGTTTGCAATTGTTACGAAAAGGGGGAATGTTGGCGTTTATCTCTTCTAATAAATGGTTTCGGGCGAACTATGGAGAGAAATTAAGGGAACATATAGCAGAAACTTGTCAAGTTTCGAGTATTACTGATTTTGGGGATTTACCTGTTTTTGAAAATGCTGCTGTTTTGGTAATGATTTTTATTGCACAAAAGGAAGAAACAAAAGAACAATCAACCACTTTTACTAAAGTTCAATGTTTGGAGTCTCCTTATCCTGATGTTTCAGAAATTATCAAACAAAGTGGTGAACTATTACCCAGCAGTGCAATTAACAGATCAAATTGGTTGTTGACAGATGCTAAAACAGCTAAACAAATTAAAAAGATGCAAGAAGTAGGAACACCTTTAGGAGACTATATTCAAGGTAAAATTTATCGAGGTATTCTAACAGGTTGCAATAAGGCTTTTTTTATTGATGGAGAAAAGCGAGAAGAATTAATTTCTAAAGATTCAAAAAGTGCTGAGATTATCAAACCGCTTGCTATTGGTGATGATATTCGTAAATGGCATATTCGAGATAAAAATAGATGGCTAATTGTAAGTAAAGTTGGCATAAAAATAGAAGATTATTCTGCGATTTATGAACACTTATATCAATGGAAACACAATTTAGAAAAACGTAGTGACAAAGGAAAATATTGGTGGGAATTACGAGCTTGTAGTTACTACGATTTATTTGAAAAGCCTAAAATTATATATCCAGATATGGCGAAATCATCAAGGTTCGCTTTTGATACAAAAGGGCATTTTACGAATAATACCACTTTTATCATCCCTGAATGTGATTTATACCTTTTATCAGTGCTTAATACTTCTATAGTTTACAAATTTTTCGCTGTAATCAGTCAAGAAATTATGGGAAATAGTTTACGATTCTTCCGCCAATATGTTGAACAAATCCCGATTCCCCCAGCAACAGAAGAACAAAAAAGCGCGATTAGTAAATTAGCCCAAAAGTGTATTGATGCGAAAGGAGTCAACTGTGAGAAATGGGAACAAGAAATTGATGAAATTGTCGCTGGTTTATATGGCTTGTAAACTGGTTACTGGTCACTGATCACTGATCACTGTGAGAAATGGGAACAAGAAATTGATGAAATTGTCGCTGGTTTATATGGCTTGTAAACTGGTTACTGGTCACTGATCACTGGTCGCTGGTCACTGGTCACCTACAAGGTGCAGCCAAAAG
This window contains:
- a CDS encoding M15 family metallopeptidase, with the translated sequence MKPYQMISIQDCGEGLVPIPTEMFAFETPHPYQKLGAPYGEVSPYLLREGVLEALKRSQKQLELRRPGWRLKIFDAYRPIAVQQFMVDYTFQILRKRWVNASKSEIEQQVAQFWAQPSNNPDTPPPHSTGAAIDLTLVNEKQETLDLGGEIDEISARSHPNFYQNATIASEQGYHQRRELLKEVMFSANFCQHPEEWWHFSLGDQMWVWLNSQKCLSSPLIADYGRI
- a CDS encoding Eco57I restriction-modification methylase domain-containing protein; protein product: MSEPQLQPTIQELLRNLNNLSSLRELFAELNYDRANLPLSTRNWSETTASLLAADPLLLATAGEDFHIIYCRLNSDQLRQTEQRLIINQLLTEQPYALFIFSDSQQTAWHFVNVKYDPKQEKREVFRRLRVSQGEQLRTAVERLSLLDVEDIGSESPLAIQTRHDEAFDVEQVTQKFFKAYREVFEQVETLIEPTLTDQEQRRIFTQKLFNRLMFIAFIQKKGWLTFQGNTDYLNTLWKHYNNPKKSPTEAPSIGGLGAKPTEAPSIGGLGAKPTEAPSIGGLGAKPTEAPSIGGLGAKPTEAPSIGGLGAKPTEAPSIGGLGAKSNFYQDHLKPLFFYGLNNPQQNDITGINNGGYWGDIIGTVPYLNGGLFEQDETDKNEKIIVPDEAIEKILEDLFSRFNFTVTESTPLDVEVAVDPEMLGKVFEELVTGRHESGSYYTPKPIVSFMCREALKGYLNSQLENESETVIAEFVDERHPENLRDPEAVLAALKRVKVCDPACGSGAYLLGMLQELLELRNCLFNVRKVDPKTTYQRKLEIIENNVYGVDIDQFAVNIARLRLWLSLAVEYEGDDPPPLPNLKFKIETGDSLLAPNPQGSAAFRDELIKQYQKAKAKYLRAHKGGEKQELEAEINQCREQISLLTHGHGVETFHTSTNSVTGTSPSGFDWAVEFAEVIAEGGFDIQVANPPYVRQELIKEIKPNLRKVFPEVYTGTSDLYCFFYARSLQLLRKGGMLAFISSNKWFRANYGEKLREHIAETCQVSSITDFGDLPVFENAAVLVMIFIAQKEETKEQSTTFTKVQCLESPYPDVSEIIKQSGELLPSSAINRSNWLLTDAKTAKQIKKMQEVGTPLGDYIQGKIYRGILTGCNKAFFIDGEKREELISKDSKSAEIIKPLAIGDDIRKWHIRDKNRWLIVSKVGIKIEDYSAIYEHLYQWKHNLEKRSDKGKYWWELRACSYYDLFEKPKIIYPDMAKSSRFAFDTKGHFTNNTTFIIPECDLYLLSVLNTSIVYKFFAVISQEIMGNSLRFFRQYVEQIPIPPATEEQKSAISKLAQKCIDAKGVNCEKWEQEIDEIVAGLYGL